The bacterium HR11 genome includes a region encoding these proteins:
- the pyrG gene encoding CTP synthase, with the protein MERKFIFVTGGVLSSLGKGISAASIGLLMERRGFRVNFIKFDPYINVDPGTMNPYQHGEVYVTEDGAETDLDLGHYERFTSVQTSRANNYTTGQIYAAVIDKERRGEYLGKTVQVIPHITDEIKACIRKAAKGSDVVIVEIGGTVGDIESLPFLEAVRQFRLEVGRTNAAFVHVTLVPYIPAARELKTKPTQHSVKELRAIGISPDVLLCRTDRFLPPEIKEKISLFTNVEPEAVITAKDVEFVYEVPLVFHHEGLDHYLVKILNMPHTEMDLSDWELLVYRLKHPKDEVTIHIVGKYVTYQDAYKSLIEALTHGGIANDLRVRLNWVEAETLEGGDLSALEGADGILVPGGFGRRGIEGMIRAIEYARTKKIPFFGICLGMQCATIEFVRHVCNRPDANSTEFDPDTPTKVFVLLRDLVGVEYMGGTMRLGAYPCDLAPGSLAYRIYGTERISERHRHRYEFNTELRTLVESHGLQVTGISPDGRFVEIVELPDHPWFLGCQFHPEFKSRPLRPHPLFVDFIRAAYAHKRQRLGLKAAEVPHVVPLVQSAG; encoded by the coding sequence ATGGAGCGGAAGTTCATCTTCGTCACGGGCGGCGTCCTGTCGTCCCTGGGGAAGGGCATCTCGGCGGCCTCCATCGGCCTCCTGATGGAGCGCCGGGGCTTCCGGGTCAACTTCATCAAGTTTGACCCTTACATCAACGTCGACCCCGGGACGATGAACCCCTATCAGCACGGGGAGGTCTACGTCACCGAGGACGGGGCCGAGACGGACCTCGACCTCGGGCACTACGAGCGCTTCACGTCCGTCCAGACGAGCCGGGCCAACAACTACACGACGGGCCAGATCTATGCGGCCGTCATCGACAAGGAGCGCCGGGGCGAGTACCTCGGCAAGACCGTCCAGGTCATTCCCCACATCACCGACGAGATCAAGGCCTGCATCCGAAAGGCCGCCAAGGGCTCGGACGTCGTCATCGTCGAGATCGGCGGGACGGTCGGCGACATCGAGAGCCTGCCCTTCTTGGAGGCCGTCCGGCAGTTCCGGCTCGAGGTCGGCCGGACGAATGCCGCCTTCGTGCATGTCACGCTCGTGCCTTACATCCCGGCGGCCCGGGAGCTCAAGACGAAGCCGACCCAGCACAGCGTCAAGGAGCTCCGGGCCATCGGGATCAGCCCCGACGTCCTCCTCTGCCGGACGGACCGCTTTCTGCCGCCCGAGATCAAGGAAAAGATTTCGCTCTTCACGAACGTCGAGCCCGAGGCCGTCATCACGGCCAAGGACGTCGAGTTCGTCTACGAGGTCCCCCTCGTCTTCCACCACGAGGGCCTGGACCACTACCTCGTCAAGATCCTGAACATGCCCCACACGGAGATGGACCTCAGCGACTGGGAACTCCTCGTCTACCGGCTGAAGCATCCGAAGGACGAGGTCACGATCCACATCGTCGGCAAGTACGTGACGTACCAGGACGCCTACAAGAGCCTCATCGAGGCCCTGACCCACGGGGGCATCGCCAACGACCTGCGGGTCCGGCTGAACTGGGTCGAGGCCGAGACCCTCGAGGGCGGCGACCTGAGCGCCCTCGAGGGGGCCGACGGCATCCTCGTCCCAGGCGGCTTCGGCCGGCGGGGCATCGAGGGCATGATCCGGGCCATCGAGTATGCCCGGACGAAGAAGATCCCCTTCTTCGGGATCTGTCTCGGGATGCAGTGCGCGACCATCGAGTTCGTCCGACACGTCTGCAACCGGCCCGACGCCAACAGCACGGAGTTCGACCCCGACACGCCGACGAAGGTCTTCGTCCTGCTCCGGGACCTCGTCGGCGTCGAGTACATGGGCGGGACGATGCGGCTCGGGGCCTACCCCTGCGACCTGGCGCCGGGGTCGTTGGCCTACCGGATTTACGGGACTGAACGTATCTCTGAACGGCACCGCCACCGCTACGAGTTCAACACGGAGCTCCGGACGCTCGTCGAGAGCCACGGTCTTCAGGTCACGGGGATCTCGCCGGACGGCCGGTTCGTCGAGATCGTCGAGCTCCCGGACCACCCGTGGTTTCTGGGCTGTCAGTTCCACCCCGAGTTCAAGTCCCGCCCGTTGAGGCCCCATCCCCTGTTTGTCGATTTCATCCGGGCCGCCTACGCCCACAAGCGTCAGCGCCTGGGCCTGAAGGCCGCCGAGGTCCCCCATGTCGTCCCTCTGGTCCAGTCTGCGGGATGA
- a CDS encoding putative FAD-linked oxidoreductase: protein MAAKLGYAPVTDADVQAFERIVGPVHVRMDSASLEKYARDETEDLAFPPEVVVLPGSTEEVQAVVRYCDRRRIPLTPRAGGTGLSGGALPVFGGVVLSVERMNRILEIDDVNMMAVVEPGVVTADLQQAVEERGLFYPPDPASRFVCCIGGNVAENAGGPRALKYGVTRDYVYGLDVVLPNGRLLRTGGKLYKNVAGYDLTRLFVGSEGTLGVFTRIVLRLIPKPAVQWTLLVPFDAWEGAFQAIRGIFEARLLPAALEFMDREAVVLTAERTQKPFPYTGAAALLLIQLDGDDPAVVERQALRVGDVCERAGARDVQVADTPGRQEALWAFRRAMGEAVKKTSIYKEEDTVVPRDRLPDLLATVRGLAERYGFRAVCYGHAGDGNIHVNILKTGLDETTWQEVLPRAIRELFEAVVAMGGTITGEHGVGWVQRPYLPIALPPESLRLQRRIKRLFDPRGIMNPGKVFP from the coding sequence ATGGCCGCCAAGCTCGGATATGCTCCCGTGACCGACGCCGACGTCCAAGCCTTTGAACGCATCGTCGGGCCGGTCCACGTGCGGATGGACTCGGCATCGCTTGAAAAATACGCCCGGGACGAGACGGAAGACCTGGCCTTTCCCCCGGAGGTCGTCGTCCTTCCCGGCTCGACCGAGGAGGTCCAGGCCGTCGTCCGGTACTGCGACCGACGGCGGATTCCCCTCACGCCCCGGGCTGGCGGGACGGGCCTGAGCGGCGGCGCCTTGCCCGTCTTCGGCGGCGTCGTCCTGTCCGTCGAACGGATGAACCGCATCCTGGAGATCGACGACGTCAACATGATGGCCGTCGTCGAGCCGGGCGTCGTCACGGCCGACCTTCAGCAGGCTGTCGAGGAACGGGGCCTCTTTTACCCGCCCGACCCGGCGTCCCGCTTCGTGTGCTGCATCGGGGGGAACGTCGCCGAGAACGCCGGGGGCCCCCGGGCTTTGAAATACGGCGTTACGCGGGATTACGTCTACGGCCTCGACGTCGTCCTGCCGAACGGACGGCTCCTCCGGACCGGCGGCAAACTGTACAAAAACGTGGCCGGCTACGACCTGACCCGCCTCTTCGTCGGCTCCGAAGGAACGCTCGGCGTCTTCACCCGCATCGTCCTTCGACTCATCCCCAAGCCGGCCGTCCAGTGGACCCTCCTGGTGCCCTTCGACGCCTGGGAAGGGGCCTTCCAGGCGATCCGGGGTATCTTCGAGGCCCGGCTCCTGCCGGCCGCCCTTGAATTTATGGACCGGGAAGCCGTCGTCCTCACGGCTGAGCGCACGCAGAAGCCGTTCCCCTATACAGGCGCGGCGGCCCTCCTCCTCATCCAGCTCGACGGGGACGACCCGGCCGTCGTCGAGCGGCAGGCCCTGCGGGTCGGGGACGTCTGCGAGCGGGCCGGCGCCCGCGACGTGCAGGTCGCCGACACGCCGGGCCGTCAGGAGGCGCTCTGGGCCTTCCGCCGGGCGATGGGCGAGGCCGTCAAGAAGACTTCGATTTACAAAGAGGAAGATACGGTCGTCCCCCGGGACCGCCTGCCGGACCTCCTGGCGACGGTCCGGGGCTTGGCCGAGCGGTACGGCTTCCGGGCCGTCTGCTACGGCCACGCCGGTGACGGCAACATCCACGTGAACATCTTGAAGACGGGCCTCGACGAGACGACCTGGCAGGAGGTCCTGCCCCGGGCCATCCGGGAGCTGTTCGAGGCCGTCGTCGCCATGGGCGGGACGATCACGGGCGAACACGGCGTCGGCTGGGTCCAGCGGCCGTACCTGCCCATCGCCCTGCCGCCCGAGAGCCTCCGCCTGCAACGGCGGATCAAGCGCCTCTTCGACCCCCGGGGTATCATGAACCCGGGGAAGGTCTTCCCGTGA